Proteins encoded in a region of the Neoarius graeffei isolate fNeoGra1 chromosome 3, fNeoGra1.pri, whole genome shotgun sequence genome:
- the LOC132882997 gene encoding ankyrin repeat domain-containing protein 9-like: MDGTYQESRFLSLLFYQAVRDHKPVWMLEDMRNREIFHWEEDTRHQTYTPSEALLYAIVHDHRAYAQYLLNQFSDGALAMPGDSFCCCPSSAPHLTMAVRYDRKDIMALILQVAHTMPTLHSYMNRGGCKHLENGKTPLHLACELSHAAAIVMLLGHGASPQAEDHDGMTPLDLVLKQLWTAKVNTGARMLCLESLLMFMPDLQFNMKSSLEKDPQRWSKVLGEEMFNYLIGKIPGTLFLMAMQKVLSQLPPKEFPKSLDKLPIPTFLKPIT, from the coding sequence ATGGATGGCACATATCAGGAGAGCAGATTCCTCTCTTTACTTTTTTACCAAGCTGTTCGGGACCATAAACCTGTATGGATGTTGGAGGACATGCGCAACAGGGAGATATTTCACTGGGAAGAAGACACCCGGCACCAGACATACACTCCTTCTGAAGCACTTCTGTATGCCATCGTGCATGACCACCGAGCTTACGCACAATATTTGCTGAATCAGTTCTCAGACGGGGCTCTTGCAATGCCAGGCGACTCTTTCTGCTGCTGTCCATCATCTGCTCCACACTTGACCATGGCTGTCCGCTACGACAGGAAGGACATCATGGCTCTCATCCTTCAGGTGGCACATACAATGCCCACTCTGCACTCATACATGAACCGAGGTGGTTGCAAACATCTGGAGAATGGCAAAACTCCACTCCATCTGGCATGTGAACTGTCGCATGCAGCAGCCATCGTAATGTTATTGGGACATGGTGCTTCACCACAAGCTGAGGACCACGATGGTATGACACCACTGGATCTCGTCCTCAAGCAGCTCTGGACCGCCAAAGTGAACACAGGTGCCAGAATGTTGTGCCTTGAGAGCTTGCTTATGTTCATGCCTGACTTGCAGTTCAACATGAAGAGCTCACTGGAAAAGGATCCACAGCGCTGGTCCAAAGTACTGGGAGAGGAGATGTTTAACTATCTAATTGGAAAAATTCCAGGAACACTCTTTCTTATGGCTATGCAAAAAGTCCTGTCTCAATTACCTCCGAAAGAATTTCCAAAAAGTCTGGACAAACTGCccattccaacttttctgaaacccaTCACATAG